The Chloroflexaceae bacterium DNA window TACATACCGGGTTGGACAGCGGTGGCCAATGGTTGGTTGCTCATATCGTGCATATCATTATACGAATGATGAGAAACCGGCGCAACTGCAGGGAAACCTGCAGGGCAAACCCAGGTTTGCCCTATGCGTGGTTCTGCCGGGGAATGGGCTAAACATTGACGGCCAGACGGGGAGGCGCGTACAATAGCGGCGTTCCGCGGCGGGGCCAGTAGCAGGGAGAAACTCCTATGACCGAACGGGTCGGATTCATTGGTCTGGGCATCATGGGCAGCGGCATGGCCGCCAATCTGCTCAAGGCCGGCTTTGATCTCACCGTCTGGAACCGCACCCCCGAGCGCGCCGACGCGCTGGTGGCCGCCGGGGCCAGGCGCGCCGCCAGTCCGGCGGATCTGGGCGCGCAGTGTTCGATCATTTTTTCCTGCGTCAGCGACACGCCCGACGTCATCGAGGTCATTCTGGGCGAGCAGGGGGTGATTGAGGGCGCGGCGCCCGGCGCCCTGGTGGTGGATATGAGCACGATCAGCCCGCGAGGCGCCCAGACCATCGCCGCCGCCCTGGCCGAACGGGGGGTGCATTTCCTCGACGCGCCGGTGAGCGGCGGCAGCGAAGGCGCGGCCCGCGGCACGCTGAGCATCATGGTCGGCGGCCCCGCCGACCAGGTGGCCCGCGCCATGCCCTGTTTTCAGGCCATGGGGACCACTATCACCCACGTCGGCGGTCACGGCGACGGGCAGACGGTCAAGCTGGTCAACCAGATTCTGGTGGTCGGCACGATGCTGGCGATCAGCGAGGCGCTGGTCTTTGCCCAGGCCAGCGGGGTGGACCTGGAGAAGACCCTGCAGGCGGTAAGCGGGGGCGCCGCCGGGAGCTGGATGCTCTCCAACCGCGCCCCGCAGTGCCTGCGCCGCGACTGGCGTCCCGGCTTCACCATTGACCTGCAGCAGAAGGATCTGCGCCTGGTGTTGCAGGCCGCCGATGAAGTGGGCGCGCCGATGCTGGCGACGGCCCAGGTCTTCCAGTTATACCGCACGTTGCAGGCCGCCGGCCTGGGGCATGAAGGCAACCATGCCCTGGTCAAGGCCCTGGAGCGCCTGGCGGGCGTCGAGGTGGGCGCGAGGCAGGAGTAGGGAGATCGCCATAAACATTGTGAAGGCCAACGCCTCTGCGAGGGAAACCGCGAGGATCGCGAAGTCTTTCGGCAACCCCGCCCCCTCCCCAACCCTCCTCCGCTAGGGGAGGGAGTCTGGCGCCCGCCTCCCCCAACGGGGGAGGTTGCGAGGGGGGCGGCAATGCAAGGAGACTTCGTTCCCAGGCTACTCGTCCCGCACCTTAACTTCACCCGCGCCGCCGGACACCCAGGATGCTCGCGTCCCCGGCATAGATCGTCAGGCGCCGGCGGTTACGAATACTATACCAGGACACGCGAGGCGCGCCAATCAGCTCACCACCACGGCAATGGAGGGATCGCTGATCAGGTAGCGGATCGCGATCACGTCGCCTACCCGGTAACGCTCGTACAGCTTTTGATTTTTCTCGGCGCGCGTCACGATCACCGGCGACTGGCCCGCTCCTTCGGCCTGAAACGCGTAGGCGACAAAGTAGGTCGTATCGCCTTCGTAGTCTTTATCCGTCCAGCGGTCGAAGATCACCCCCGAGGTCTGGCGCCCATATTGATGCATCCGCTCCCAGAGTTTTGCCGCGTACATCCTGCCGGGCACTACTACAAGCGCCATCAGGAACAGCATACTACCTACGATACTGCCTAGTCCATGCGCGGCCTGCCGGGCGTCTGGTAGTATCACGACCAACAGGATTAATCCTGCCGTCATTGCTCCAGGTAAGACGATGAACCACATCGCCAGCTCAGAAAGCACCGAGCGCCAGGGGGCCATCTCCAGCGTCTCGGAGATCGCCGGACGCTCCAGCGTGGTGTAGTCGAAGGACAGGCTAGCAGGTGAGCCGGGCGCCGGATCGGGCGGCGCGACCGGCGCTTGCCGGTCAACGCTGGCGATAGCGGGGGACGGCGGGGCCAGAACGCTGGCGGTGTTCGCTCCGGAACGGGCCAGGTACGGAACGAGATCGGCGC harbors:
- a CDS encoding NAD(P)-dependent oxidoreductase; this encodes MTERVGFIGLGIMGSGMAANLLKAGFDLTVWNRTPERADALVAAGARRAASPADLGAQCSIIFSCVSDTPDVIEVILGEQGVIEGAAPGALVVDMSTISPRGAQTIAAALAERGVHFLDAPVSGGSEGAARGTLSIMVGGPADQVARAMPCFQAMGTTITHVGGHGDGQTVKLVNQILVVGTMLAISEALVFAQASGVDLEKTLQAVSGGAAGSWMLSNRAPQCLRRDWRPGFTIDLQQKDLRLVLQAADEVGAPMLATAQVFQLYRTLQAAGLGHEGNHALVKALERLAGVEVGARQE